The Streptomyces aurantiacus genome includes a region encoding these proteins:
- a CDS encoding GNAT family N-acetyltransferase, which yields MLSQPRIRPYQLADRAGVAAVCVRTALDGGDSRDRYPDEELMPSIFAAPYCHLEPELAFVLDDGSGGPVGYVVGTADTEQFVKNFRATWIPRVARRYPEPTTVPRTPSEEMIHLLHTPERMVLPELVAYPAHLHIDLLPEWQRRGFGRALMRSFLAALESRGVPAVHLGMVTANTAARAFYDRLGFHEIQVPDPGPLTYLGRSTAADTP from the coding sequence ATGCTGTCGCAGCCGAGAATCCGCCCCTACCAGCTCGCCGACCGTGCCGGAGTCGCCGCCGTCTGCGTGAGGACCGCCCTCGACGGAGGGGACTCGCGCGACCGCTACCCCGACGAGGAGTTGATGCCGTCCATCTTCGCCGCGCCCTACTGCCACCTGGAGCCGGAACTCGCCTTCGTCCTGGACGACGGATCGGGCGGGCCGGTCGGTTACGTCGTCGGCACCGCGGACACGGAGCAGTTCGTCAAGAACTTCCGCGCGACCTGGATACCCCGCGTCGCCCGCCGCTATCCCGAACCGACGACAGTGCCCCGTACACCCAGCGAGGAGATGATCCACCTCCTGCACACTCCCGAGCGGATGGTTCTGCCCGAACTCGTCGCGTACCCGGCGCACCTCCACATCGATCTCCTGCCGGAATGGCAACGGAGGGGCTTCGGACGAGCCTTGATGCGCTCCTTCCTGGCCGCGCTGGAGAGCCGCGGCGTTCCAGCAGTCCACCTCGGCATGGTCACCGCCAACACCGCCGCACGGGCGTTCTACGACCGACTCGGCTTCCACGAGATCCAGGTGCCCGACCCGGGACCCCTCACCTACCTCGGCAGGTCGACGGCGGCGGACACTCCGTAG
- a CDS encoding lamin tail domain-containing protein, with product MRKHPVIAAAVTVGALAFVVTPAQAAEYQSALKIRGVQYDAPGSDSNRCATGNTDEEYLTIKNYSSSATINLKNYLVKDATGNRFLFTANHYLQPGDYVKLRGGNGTDSDSRNVVYRDNCNFMWNNPGDTIYLYKPSGSRSDVHAYTKSGSDSDGNGYIRFHN from the coding sequence ATGCGTAAACACCCGGTCATAGCCGCGGCCGTCACCGTCGGCGCGCTGGCCTTCGTCGTCACCCCGGCCCAGGCGGCCGAGTACCAGTCGGCTCTGAAGATCCGCGGTGTGCAGTACGACGCACCCGGGAGCGACTCCAACAGATGCGCCACCGGCAACACGGACGAGGAGTACCTGACGATCAAGAACTACTCGTCCTCGGCGACCATCAACCTGAAGAACTATCTCGTCAAGGACGCCACCGGCAACCGCTTCCTCTTCACCGCGAACCACTACCTCCAGCCTGGCGACTACGTGAAGCTGCGCGGCGGGAACGGCACCGACTCCGACAGCCGGAACGTCGTCTACCGCGACAACTGCAACTTCATGTGGAACAACCCCGGCGACACCATCTACCTCTACAAGCCCTCCGGAAGCCGCTCCGACGTACACGCCTACACCAAGAGCGGTTCCGACTCCGACGGCAACGGCTACATCCGCTTCCACAACTGA
- the kstD gene encoding 3-oxosteroid 1-dehydrogenase, with translation MATSADPARRTDSLSLPGPSRRRVLGAATGAGLALAAGLPGTAQAADLPLLGTYDVVVIGSGAAGMTAALTAAKQGLSCVVVEKAATFGGSAARSGAGIWIPNNPVILAAGVPDTPAKAATYLAAVVGPDVSADRRQAFLGHGPAMISFVMANSPLRFRWMEGYSDYYPELPGGLPGGRSIEPAQLDGNILGAELARLNPPYLAVPSGMVVFSTDYKWLALSAVSAKGLAVATECLSRGTKAALLGQKPLTMGQSLAAGLRAGLLTARVPVWLNTPLTELYLESGRAAGAVVTKDGAPGLVRARRGVIVGSGGFEHNAAMRAQYQRQPIGTQWTVGAKENTGDGIRAGRQAGAALDLMDDAWWGPAIPLPGEPYFCLAERTLPGGLLVNAAGARFVNEAAPYSDVVHTMYEQHANAPHIPAWLIVDQNYRNRYLFKDVAPTFTFPDAWYSSGAAHKEWTLDALAQRIGVPAAALRTTVNRFNSLARSGTDTDFHRGDSVYDHYYTDPAILPNSCLAPLLLAPFYAFKIVPGDLGTKGGLRTDARARVLRPDGSVIPGLYAAGNASAAVMGHSYAGAGSTIGPAMTFGYIAARDIAAGAGA, from the coding sequence ATGGCCACTAGCGCGGACCCCGCAAGACGTACTGATTCCCTCTCCCTGCCCGGCCCGTCGAGGCGCCGCGTGCTCGGCGCGGCGACCGGAGCCGGGCTGGCGCTCGCGGCCGGACTCCCCGGCACGGCCCAAGCGGCCGACCTGCCCCTGCTCGGCACGTACGACGTCGTGGTGATCGGCTCGGGTGCGGCGGGGATGACCGCCGCCCTGACAGCCGCGAAACAGGGGCTGAGCTGCGTCGTCGTGGAGAAGGCGGCCACCTTCGGCGGTTCGGCGGCTCGCTCCGGCGCCGGCATCTGGATCCCGAACAATCCGGTGATCCTGGCCGCCGGCGTCCCCGACACCCCGGCGAAGGCGGCGACCTATCTGGCCGCGGTGGTCGGCCCCGACGTGTCCGCCGACCGACGCCAGGCCTTCCTCGGGCACGGGCCCGCCATGATCTCCTTCGTCATGGCCAACAGCCCGCTGCGATTCCGCTGGATGGAGGGCTACAGCGACTACTACCCCGAACTGCCCGGAGGCCTGCCCGGCGGACGGTCCATCGAACCCGCCCAGCTCGACGGCAACATCCTCGGTGCCGAGCTGGCCCGGCTGAACCCTCCGTACCTGGCGGTCCCGAGCGGCATGGTCGTCTTCAGCACCGACTACAAGTGGCTCGCCCTCTCCGCGGTCAGCGCGAAAGGCCTCGCCGTCGCCACGGAGTGTCTGTCCCGCGGCACCAAAGCGGCGCTCCTCGGCCAGAAACCCCTCACCATGGGCCAGTCACTGGCGGCCGGCCTGCGCGCGGGACTGCTCACGGCCAGGGTGCCGGTCTGGCTGAACACCCCGCTCACCGAGCTGTACCTGGAGAGCGGCAGAGCCGCGGGAGCCGTCGTGACCAAGGACGGCGCGCCGGGTCTGGTGAGGGCGAGGCGCGGGGTGATCGTCGGCTCGGGCGGCTTCGAGCACAACGCGGCCATGCGTGCGCAGTACCAGCGACAGCCCATCGGCACGCAGTGGACGGTCGGAGCCAAGGAGAACACCGGGGACGGAATCCGCGCGGGCCGGCAGGCGGGCGCCGCACTCGACCTGATGGACGACGCATGGTGGGGCCCGGCCATCCCCCTGCCCGGTGAGCCCTACTTCTGTCTCGCCGAACGCACCCTGCCCGGTGGGCTCCTCGTCAACGCCGCGGGAGCCCGCTTCGTCAACGAGGCGGCCCCCTACAGCGACGTCGTCCACACCATGTACGAGCAGCACGCGAACGCCCCGCACATCCCGGCCTGGCTGATCGTCGACCAGAACTACCGCAACCGCTACCTCTTCAAGGACGTCGCTCCGACGTTCACGTTCCCCGACGCCTGGTACTCGTCCGGCGCCGCCCACAAGGAGTGGACGCTCGACGCCCTGGCTCAGCGGATCGGGGTGCCGGCGGCAGCCCTGCGCACCACCGTCAACCGCTTCAACAGCCTTGCCCGCAGCGGCACCGACACCGACTTCCACCGAGGGGACAGCGTCTACGACCACTACTACACCGACCCGGCGATCCTCCCGAACTCCTGCCTGGCGCCGCTGTTGCTGGCCCCCTTCTACGCCTTCAAGATCGTCCCCGGTGACCTCGGTACCAAGGGCGGTCTGCGCACCGACGCCCGGGCGCGCGTACTGCGCCCGGACGGATCCGTGATCCCCGGCCTGTACGCGGCCGGGAACGCGAGCGCGGCCGTCATGGGGCACAGCTACGCGGGCGCGGGCTCGACGATCGGACCGGCGATGACCTTCGGCTACATCGCGGCGCGTGACATCGCGGCGGGCGCCGGGGCCTGA
- a CDS encoding CGNR zinc finger domain-containing protein: protein MNLDHVFVCGNPALDFAATLRARRTLRAETLVSPERLDAWYLEAGIVDAVSPSGESDVAQAVALREAVYALVTARRLGEPYEDEALATVNGAARKPSATPQLTSTGRHTEATAEEALSTVARHAVEVLSGPDVPLLKECGNPECTRVYIDRSRGVRRQWCGMESCGNKLKAAAYRARKKRVQAPAAH from the coding sequence GTGAATCTGGATCACGTCTTCGTCTGCGGGAACCCGGCTCTGGACTTCGCCGCGACACTCCGCGCCCGCCGCACACTACGCGCCGAGACGCTCGTGTCTCCGGAGCGACTGGACGCCTGGTACCTCGAAGCCGGGATCGTCGACGCCGTCTCCCCCAGTGGGGAGTCCGACGTCGCGCAGGCAGTGGCCCTGCGCGAGGCCGTCTACGCGCTGGTCACCGCGCGGCGCCTCGGCGAGCCCTACGAAGACGAAGCGCTCGCCACCGTGAACGGCGCGGCCCGCAAGCCGTCCGCGACCCCGCAACTCACCTCGACAGGGCGGCATACGGAGGCGACAGCGGAAGAAGCCCTCTCCACCGTGGCGCGGCACGCCGTCGAGGTGCTGAGCGGCCCGGACGTGCCGCTGCTCAAGGAGTGCGGCAACCCCGAATGCACCCGCGTCTACATCGACCGGTCGCGCGGGGTTCGCCGGCAGTGGTGCGGCATGGAGTCCTGCGGGAACAAACTCAAGGCCGCCGCGTACCGCGCCCGCAAGAAGCGGGTCCAGGCCCCGGCCGCCCACTGA
- a CDS encoding FAD-dependent oxidoreductase: MPDTSSIPGRSAIVVGGGMTGMLAASVLADHADVTIIERDVLPDGPRPRKGLPQARHAHVLWSGGVKALEELLPGIVDQLVDRGARRTPVMADLVSKAPSGQWFRRFAHAHHINLLCSRDLLDAVIRARVLKHPRITVRQDTELLSLEGSARRVTGVRIRSADTESTLPADLVIDAGGRGSRAPVWLRDLGLPPVVERTVDAGVGYASRIYRAPGRTAEGFPIVNVQADPRQNPGRGGIIAPIENGRWLVTLSGTEGGRPSSDNDAFVPFALRLPHPVIGELLAEAEPETDVVTTRSTANRRRYYEKAARWPDGFAVLGEAVAGYNPVYGHGLSAAAQSVVALHHILQRQDLGAPGTARRIQKGAARPVENAWNLAVGQDVFYPGASDEPPTRLERTLAAFVDRAVDAGSRNPHALRILLDVMSMEKPPARLFLPDMLALVYFGPKKPHLAGPPLTDHERDAVTA, translated from the coding sequence ATGCCTGACACGAGCTCCATCCCCGGGCGCAGTGCGATCGTCGTCGGAGGGGGCATGACGGGCATGCTCGCCGCATCGGTACTCGCCGACCACGCGGACGTCACGATCATCGAGAGGGACGTCCTGCCGGACGGTCCCCGGCCCCGCAAGGGCCTGCCGCAGGCCAGGCACGCGCATGTGCTGTGGTCGGGTGGCGTCAAGGCCCTGGAGGAGCTTCTGCCGGGCATCGTCGACCAGCTCGTCGACCGTGGCGCCCGCAGAACCCCCGTCATGGCCGACCTGGTGTCCAAGGCCCCCTCCGGACAGTGGTTCCGGCGCTTCGCCCACGCCCACCACATCAATCTGCTGTGCAGCCGAGATCTGCTCGACGCGGTGATCCGCGCCAGGGTGCTGAAACATCCCCGCATCACCGTGCGCCAGGACACCGAACTGCTGTCGCTGGAAGGCAGTGCCCGCCGCGTCACCGGGGTCCGAATACGGTCGGCGGACACCGAGAGCACCCTCCCGGCGGACCTGGTGATCGACGCGGGCGGGCGGGGCAGCCGAGCTCCCGTCTGGCTACGGGACCTGGGACTTCCGCCGGTGGTGGAGCGCACGGTCGACGCCGGTGTGGGGTACGCCAGCCGGATCTACCGCGCCCCCGGCCGAACCGCCGAGGGATTCCCGATCGTCAACGTCCAGGCCGACCCCCGGCAGAATCCCGGCAGGGGCGGGATCATCGCTCCCATCGAGAACGGCCGGTGGCTGGTCACGCTCTCCGGAACCGAGGGGGGCCGGCCGAGCTCCGACAACGACGCGTTCGTGCCGTTCGCGCTGCGGCTGCCGCACCCCGTCATCGGCGAACTCCTCGCCGAGGCCGAGCCCGAGACGGACGTCGTCACCACCCGCAGCACGGCCAACCGGCGGCGCTACTACGAGAAGGCCGCCCGCTGGCCCGACGGCTTCGCCGTCCTCGGTGAGGCGGTCGCCGGTTACAACCCCGTCTACGGTCACGGGCTGAGCGCCGCCGCGCAGAGCGTCGTCGCCCTGCACCACATCCTGCAACGGCAGGACCTCGGCGCCCCCGGCACGGCCCGGCGCATCCAGAAGGGCGCGGCACGTCCGGTGGAGAACGCCTGGAACCTGGCCGTGGGCCAGGACGTGTTCTATCCGGGCGCCAGCGACGAGCCGCCCACGCGGCTCGAAAGGACACTCGCCGCCTTCGTGGACAGAGCTGTCGACGCCGGTTCGCGAAACCCCCACGCCCTGCGCATCCTGCTGGACGTGATGAGCATGGAGAAGCCGCCCGCCCGGCTCTTCCTGCCCGACATGCTCGCCCTCGTCTATTTCGGCCCGAAGAAGCCGCACCTCGCGGGCCCGCCGCTGACGGACCACGAACGCGACGCCGTCACGGCCTGA
- a CDS encoding DUF6545 domain-containing protein → MDVVFYIPGVILLVTAVFKLSSMGGSWRDPLMVSSSAVLVVGACVCILSAPPTISVVNKLVGIANFSAPLVYSGMSALSASYLVLMIAWRGGEPGRVAHASRLVVYVYGLVIIGIVVLFALADVPVERTRDLDTYYATTPYMREMILLYLISHTAATAALAGMCLGWLRKVRDLTRQGLTLIAVGVLFDLSYQFAKYLAIGARWSGRDWDFLSTSVSPPLVAVAGVTVAAGFALPRVGPSVADNLRAWRRYRLLRPLWLEMRDLRTPVADTHWWDLPVVRLVQQEITILDGVLVCSPHFDDEVRRAARSAVREEAVRSAAPATVPAPVPAAASRPPGGRTPPDHAEIVAEAAMLAAARARVAAGPDADLPAEPGRLRSVAQPHLMVELAQALASSPVVAEARQRATRQKVRHD, encoded by the coding sequence GTGGACGTCGTCTTCTACATCCCCGGCGTGATCCTTCTCGTCACCGCCGTCTTCAAGCTGTCGTCCATGGGGGGATCGTGGCGTGACCCGCTGATGGTGTCGAGCAGTGCGGTCCTGGTCGTCGGCGCCTGCGTCTGCATCCTGTCCGCGCCGCCCACCATCAGCGTCGTCAACAAACTCGTCGGCATCGCCAACTTCTCCGCGCCGCTGGTCTATTCGGGGATGTCCGCGCTGAGCGCCTCCTACCTCGTCCTGATGATCGCCTGGCGAGGCGGGGAGCCCGGAAGGGTCGCCCACGCGTCCCGCCTGGTGGTGTACGTCTACGGGCTGGTGATCATCGGGATCGTGGTCCTCTTCGCCCTGGCCGACGTGCCCGTCGAGCGGACCCGGGACCTTGACACGTACTACGCCACGACGCCGTACATGCGCGAAATGATCCTGCTGTACCTGATCTCCCACACCGCGGCCACCGCCGCCCTCGCGGGCATGTGCCTGGGCTGGCTGCGGAAGGTGCGGGACCTCACCCGGCAGGGCCTGACGCTGATAGCCGTCGGCGTGCTGTTCGACCTGTCGTACCAGTTTGCCAAATACCTTGCCATCGGGGCCCGTTGGAGCGGCCGCGACTGGGACTTCCTTTCCACCAGTGTCTCGCCGCCCCTGGTGGCGGTCGCGGGCGTCACCGTCGCCGCCGGCTTCGCCCTGCCGCGGGTCGGACCGTCCGTCGCGGACAACCTCCGCGCCTGGAGGCGCTATCGGCTCCTCAGGCCCCTCTGGCTGGAGATGCGCGACCTGCGGACACCGGTGGCCGACACCCACTGGTGGGATCTGCCTGTGGTGCGCCTGGTCCAGCAGGAGATCACGATCCTCGACGGAGTCCTGGTGTGCTCGCCCCATTTCGACGACGAGGTCCGCAGGGCGGCCCGTTCCGCGGTGCGCGAAGAAGCGGTCCGCTCCGCCGCCCCTGCCACGGTCCCAGCTCCTGTCCCCGCCGCCGCCTCACGTCCGCCGGGTGGGCGGACGCCGCCGGACCATGCGGAGATCGTGGCCGAGGCGGCCATGCTCGCGGCGGCCAGGGCGCGGGTCGCGGCGGGCCCTGACGCCGACCTCCCGGCCGAGCCGGGACGGCTGCGGTCCGTCGCGCAGCCGCACCTCATGGTGGAGCTCGCGCAGGCCCTCGCGTCCTCGCCGGTCGTCGCCGAGGCCCGACAGCGGGCGACCCGGCAGAAAGTACGCCACGACTGA
- a CDS encoding MAB_1171c family putative transporter encodes MDSSDYYIPAVAMMVGLAVKLPGLVKDWRDPLVRTVCLVIALGGAGFFFAAPPTITAVNEATGTANFSSPLVYGIISAFSASCLLLIVHWRGGPPAYVRRVSRRWQAGYALVIVLLVVLFALGDAPADRHTDFDTYYATTPFIREMILLYLVAHMTAALVTTVLCWRWALQVGGWLRAGLWILVVGWLLNLAFSGLKLAAVMARWAGEDWGALSTTLAPLLSALSAPCATIGFLLPLVGPWLVWNWRAARTYRELGPLWRELGYASPRTPLAGPIPWYSSPHVRLTQREAGIQDGLSLVGPWFDGAVRTRAQTEAAAEGRPFDEAARIGRAAMVAAAVRDVRLGLPVDAHALPDHAEISAVRTAPASVSAALRASPIVAAVRRESPAATPAEDGEKSPR; translated from the coding sequence GTGGACTCCTCCGACTACTACATACCGGCCGTCGCCATGATGGTCGGCCTGGCCGTCAAACTGCCGGGCCTGGTGAAGGACTGGCGCGACCCGCTCGTACGGACCGTCTGCCTCGTGATCGCCCTCGGCGGCGCCGGCTTCTTCTTCGCCGCTCCGCCCACGATCACCGCCGTCAACGAGGCCACCGGCACGGCCAACTTCTCCAGCCCCCTGGTGTACGGCATCATCAGCGCCTTCAGTGCATCCTGCCTGCTGCTCATCGTCCACTGGCGCGGGGGGCCGCCCGCGTACGTGCGGCGCGTCTCACGCCGCTGGCAGGCCGGGTACGCCCTGGTCATCGTCCTGCTGGTCGTCCTCTTCGCGCTCGGTGACGCCCCGGCGGACCGCCACACCGACTTCGACACCTACTACGCGACGACCCCCTTCATCCGCGAGATGATCCTGCTCTACCTGGTCGCCCACATGACCGCCGCTCTCGTCACGACGGTGCTGTGCTGGCGCTGGGCGCTGCAGGTCGGCGGGTGGCTGCGGGCCGGGCTGTGGATCCTCGTCGTGGGCTGGCTGCTGAACCTGGCCTTCAGCGGCCTCAAGCTGGCCGCGGTGATGGCACGTTGGGCCGGTGAGGACTGGGGCGCTCTCAGTACGACCCTGGCGCCCCTCCTCTCCGCGCTGTCCGCGCCCTGCGCCACCATCGGATTCCTGTTGCCTCTGGTGGGCCCGTGGCTCGTCTGGAACTGGCGGGCGGCGCGGACCTACCGGGAGCTGGGCCCTCTGTGGCGCGAACTCGGGTACGCCTCGCCCCGGACGCCGCTCGCCGGGCCCATCCCGTGGTACTCGTCGCCCCACGTCCGGCTCACGCAGCGCGAGGCGGGCATCCAGGACGGACTGAGCCTCGTGGGGCCCTGGTTCGACGGCGCGGTCCGTACGCGCGCGCAGACCGAAGCGGCCGCCGAGGGCCGCCCCTTCGACGAGGCCGCCCGGATCGGCCGCGCCGCCATGGTCGCCGCGGCCGTCCGGGACGTCCGCCTGGGCCTGCCCGTCGATGCCCACGCCCTCCCCGACCACGCGGAGATCAGCGCGGTGCGTACCGCACCCGCGAGCGTGTCCGCCGCGTTGCGCGCGTCCCCGATCGTCGCGGCGGTCCGCCGCGAGAGCCCTGCCGCCACCCCGGCCGAAGACGGCGAGAAATCTCCCAGATGA
- a CDS encoding toxin-antitoxin system, toxin component, producing the protein MRNLIGRLVDGLNLPAPTDPELLFAALITSVSELRGREVRLVKEEFPHQTASGLWLDLPAYDLIVVDKRATPLHQLAIFFHEVWHMLRGDCGNHVVGKAVAARMLSTGAELSELQEPVRTVAARTEFDRREEADAERFGLLAVTRFRFWLEGEPDSTAMDRGRVAGRIGASLGQRRPQV; encoded by the coding sequence ATGCGAAATCTGATCGGCCGGCTGGTCGACGGGCTGAATCTGCCCGCGCCCACGGACCCCGAACTTCTGTTCGCCGCGCTGATCACCTCCGTGAGTGAGCTGAGGGGCCGTGAGGTCCGGCTCGTGAAGGAGGAGTTCCCCCACCAGACCGCCAGCGGACTGTGGCTGGACCTTCCCGCCTACGACCTCATCGTGGTGGACAAGCGGGCGACACCCCTGCACCAGTTGGCGATCTTCTTCCACGAGGTCTGGCACATGCTCAGGGGTGACTGCGGCAACCACGTGGTGGGCAAGGCGGTGGCGGCCCGGATGCTCTCGACCGGAGCCGAGCTCTCCGAACTCCAGGAGCCCGTACGGACGGTGGCCGCCCGCACCGAGTTCGACCGGCGCGAGGAGGCCGACGCCGAGAGGTTCGGACTGCTCGCGGTCACCCGCTTCCGGTTCTGGCTGGAGGGAGAACCCGACAGCACGGCCATGGACCGGGGGCGTGTCGCCGGCCGCATCGGTGCGTCGCTGGGACAGCGTCGGCCACAGGTCTGA
- a CDS encoding DUF1996 domain-containing protein, producing the protein MGRNTRRRPTGARRATIGAVALMLGGGGLAAANVYATASEDTSGQNQPNQVLASGAATIDCPDVGSQLAAVPEVAKTQVDKELALLDKQIAEAYQRLQSSADAIRQDSGFAENAIMNPLKDKRAAAIDRIAVAIDAVGDRPEGLEAFAPCILRASGNQGEPENGQNGDGQGDNADNGDGQGNQDGQDQGDGQGEGQDQGGDQNQGGDQGQGGNGGQAGNGPVAADFVDIKTVQPNVRKPNAQGGASKGTFTTKCGVNANGLFNSDNVIVAPGVSNGAHHFHDYVGNQANDAFASDEDLANGETTCENEGDKSSYFWPVLRLQNGAEEQDAASPGGGIEGNAGEILTPKQVTMSFEGSPQGKVTAMPKLLRIITGDAKAFVNGPANANASWSCTGFEDRQLKDKYPLCPQGSDVVRTFRFQSCWDGQNIDSANHRTHVAFAGADGNCAGGFRAIPQLVQRIVYDVDAPSVADGGRTKPLFAVDSFPEQLHKPGTDHGDFINVFDEALMGEMVDCINEGRKCDAASGAGEEPADPPAPDPDDPSGEDGQQGGNDQPGNEQPGGGDQPGNEQPGGNDQPGGNGQDDEPADDGGKNTPEPTASSTQEAKPADGKNGDRDNAAPKAATSSPAAQNDPATPADGSDADSAVPGPEPAEAGGATEPQAVTGGLADTGTQLWPAAFGGLLVIAGFVLLRRIGNRSR; encoded by the coding sequence TTGGGACGCAACACGCGCAGACGCCCGACAGGCGCACGGCGCGCGACCATCGGGGCGGTCGCGCTGATGCTGGGAGGAGGTGGGCTGGCAGCGGCGAACGTCTATGCCACGGCCTCCGAGGACACTTCGGGCCAGAACCAGCCCAACCAGGTCCTGGCCTCGGGAGCCGCCACGATCGACTGCCCGGACGTCGGCAGCCAACTGGCGGCGGTGCCGGAGGTCGCCAAGACCCAGGTCGACAAGGAACTCGCCCTCCTCGACAAGCAGATCGCCGAGGCCTATCAGCGGCTGCAGAGCTCCGCGGACGCGATCCGGCAGGACAGCGGCTTCGCCGAGAACGCGATCATGAATCCGCTCAAGGACAAGCGAGCGGCCGCGATCGACCGGATCGCCGTCGCCATCGACGCCGTGGGAGACCGCCCCGAAGGGCTCGAGGCCTTCGCGCCCTGCATACTCCGCGCCTCCGGCAACCAAGGCGAGCCGGAGAACGGGCAGAACGGCGACGGCCAGGGCGACAACGCGGACAACGGCGACGGCCAGGGCAACCAGGACGGCCAGGACCAGGGCGACGGCCAGGGTGAGGGCCAGGACCAGGGCGGCGACCAGAATCAGGGCGGGGACCAGGGGCAGGGCGGCAACGGCGGCCAGGCCGGGAACGGCCCCGTGGCCGCGGACTTCGTGGACATCAAGACCGTCCAGCCCAACGTGCGGAAGCCGAACGCCCAGGGTGGCGCCTCCAAGGGCACCTTCACCACCAAGTGCGGGGTGAACGCGAACGGGCTGTTCAACTCCGACAACGTGATCGTGGCTCCCGGCGTCAGCAACGGCGCCCACCACTTCCACGACTACGTCGGCAACCAGGCCAACGACGCCTTCGCGAGCGACGAGGACCTGGCGAACGGCGAGACGACCTGCGAGAACGAGGGCGACAAGTCCTCGTACTTCTGGCCCGTGCTGCGGCTGCAGAACGGCGCCGAGGAACAGGACGCGGCCTCTCCCGGCGGCGGCATCGAGGGCAACGCCGGCGAGATCCTCACGCCCAAGCAGGTCACGATGTCGTTCGAGGGCAGCCCGCAGGGCAAGGTCACGGCCATGCCGAAGCTGCTGCGCATCATCACCGGCGACGCCAAGGCGTTCGTCAACGGCCCCGCCAACGCCAACGCGTCGTGGAGCTGCACCGGCTTCGAGGACCGGCAGCTGAAGGACAAGTACCCGCTCTGCCCCCAGGGCAGTGACGTGGTCCGCACCTTCAGGTTCCAGAGCTGCTGGGACGGTCAGAACATCGACAGTGCCAACCACCGCACCCACGTGGCGTTCGCGGGCGCCGACGGCAACTGCGCCGGCGGTTTCCGCGCCATCCCGCAGCTGGTCCAGCGCATCGTCTACGACGTCGACGCACCCAGCGTGGCGGACGGCGGCCGGACGAAGCCGCTGTTCGCGGTCGACTCCTTCCCCGAGCAGCTCCACAAGCCGGGCACCGACCACGGCGACTTCATCAACGTCTTCGACGAGGCGCTGATGGGGGAGATGGTGGACTGCATCAACGAGGGCCGAAAGTGCGACGCGGCGTCGGGCGCGGGTGAGGAACCGGCCGACCCGCCGGCGCCGGATCCGGACGACCCCTCGGGCGAGGACGGCCAGCAGGGCGGGAACGACCAGCCGGGGAACGAGCAGCCCGGTGGTGGCGACCAGCCCGGCAACGAGCAGCCGGGCGGGAACGACCAGCCCGGAGGCAACGGCCAGGACGACGAGCCGGCGGACGACGGCGGCAAGAACACGCCGGAGCCAACTGCCAGCAGCACGCAGGAGGCCAAGCCCGCCGACGGTAAGAACGGCGACCGGGACAACGCGGCGCCGAAGGCCGCCACGTCCTCGCCGGCGGCCCAGAACGATCCGGCCACCCCGGCGGACGGCTCGGACGCCGACAGTGCCGTGCCGGGTCCCGAACCCGCGGAGGCGGGCGGGGCGACCGAACCGCAGGCGGTCACGGGTGGACTCGCGGACACCGGGACGCAGCTGTGGCCGGCCGCGTTCGGAGGCCTGCTGGTGATCGCGGGCTTCGTACTGCTCCGCCGTATCGGCAACAGGTCGAGGTAA